A single region of the Pseudomonadota bacterium genome encodes:
- the guaA gene encoding glutamine-hydrolyzing GMP synthase: MDYHKEIVLILDFGSQYTQLIARKVRELGVYCEIYPYNMNLDTIKALKPKGIILSGGPKSVSESDAPICDNGIFDLHIPILGICYGLQLITKLYKGEVDKSEKREYGKAHIFIEKSDDLLKGIKDNDIIWMSHQDRIFRMPVGFISIAKSDNSPYAAIKKHDEKIYGVQFHPEVHHTPKGKRILKNFLYNICKAKGLFSPKSFVELSIEKIKKEVGDDNVICGLSGGVDSSVVATLIHRAIGDRLTCVFVNNGVLRKNEAQEVLDLFKDRLHLNLRYIDAEEKFIAALKGVTDPEKKRKIIGRLFIKIFEEEALKIGNAKYLAQGTLYPDVIESTSFKGPSATIKSHHNVGGLPKRMKLKLLEPLRELFKDETRVVGKELGLPDNVIHRQPFPGPGLAIRIIGDITKERLHILKEADDIVRQDIERDGRFRHIWQSFAILIPVKTVGVMGDERTYAHVIALRIVESEDAMTADWARIPYETLDKVARRIINEVPGVNRVVYDISSKPPSTIEWE, encoded by the coding sequence ATGGATTATCATAAGGAAATTGTCTTAATACTTGATTTCGGTTCACAGTATACTCAACTCATAGCAAGAAAAGTCAGGGAACTCGGCGTTTATTGCGAAATATACCCATATAACATGAATCTTGATACAATTAAGGCCTTAAAACCCAAAGGCATCATCCTATCCGGCGGTCCGAAAAGCGTATCCGAATCTGACGCCCCCATATGTGATAACGGTATTTTTGACTTACATATACCTATACTGGGAATATGCTACGGCCTCCAGCTTATCACAAAGCTCTACAAAGGTGAAGTGGACAAATCAGAAAAGAGGGAGTACGGTAAGGCCCATATTTTCATTGAAAAGTCCGATGACCTCCTGAAGGGGATAAAAGATAATGATATTATATGGATGAGCCATCAGGACAGGATATTCAGAATGCCGGTGGGGTTTATCTCTATTGCCAAATCAGATAACTCACCTTATGCTGCGATAAAAAAACATGATGAGAAGATATACGGGGTGCAGTTTCATCCTGAAGTGCACCACACGCCAAAGGGAAAGCGCATCCTGAAAAACTTCCTGTATAATATCTGTAAAGCAAAAGGGCTTTTCTCCCCGAAATCCTTTGTCGAGCTTTCTATAGAAAAGATTAAAAAAGAGGTAGGCGATGACAACGTCATATGTGGTCTCAGCGGCGGGGTGGATTCGTCGGTTGTTGCTACATTAATCCATCGGGCTATCGGGGACAGGCTGACCTGTGTTTTTGTAAATAACGGTGTACTAAGAAAAAATGAGGCACAGGAGGTGCTTGATCTATTTAAAGATAGACTCCATCTTAATTTGAGATATATAGATGCAGAAGAAAAATTTATTGCTGCATTAAAAGGCGTAACAGACCCGGAAAAGAAGAGGAAAATCATCGGCAGGCTTTTTATTAAAATTTTCGAGGAAGAGGCATTAAAGATAGGCAATGCAAAATATCTTGCCCAGGGCACTCTCTATCCTGATGTAATAGAAAGCACATCTTTTAAGGGTCCCTCCGCAACAATTAAAAGTCACCACAATGTAGGGGGACTTCCGAAAAGGATGAAGCTTAAGCTTTTAGAACCGTTGAGAGAGCTTTTTAAAGATGAAACAAGGGTAGTAGGGAAAGAACTCGGTTTACCTGACAATGTGATTCACAGACAGCCCTTTCCAGGTCCCGGTCTTGCCATCAGGATTATCGGGGATATAACAAAAGAGAGACTCCACATATTAAAAGAGGCAGATGACATTGTAAGACAGGACATTGAAAGAGACGGGCGTTTCCGCCATATCTGGCAATCTTTTGCCATATTGATACCGGTAAAAACCGTGGGCGTTATGGGCGACGAAAGAACATACGCGCATGTGATAGCCCTGAGAATCGTTGAGAGCGAAGACGCAATGACTGCCGACTGGGCGCGCATCCCCTATGAAACGCTTGACAAAGTGGCGCGAAGGATCATAAATGAGGTCCCTGGCGTCAACCGTGTCGTTTATGATATATCATCAAAACCACCAAGTACCATAGAATGGGAATAG
- the guaB gene encoding IMP dehydrogenase, which translates to MDENRIEEGLTFDDILLLPSYSEIMPKSVDVSAYITRDIKLNIPLLSAAMDTVTDAKAAICIAQEGGIGIIHRNMSIEDQAHEVEKVKKSESGMIVDPITISPAHKIKDVLDLMSKYSISGIPVTVGKKLVGIITNRDLRFETNLEETVENVMTKDNLVTVEEGISLSESKKILHKHKIEKLLVVDKKYNLKGLITIKDIEKMRKFPNSCKDHLGRLRTGAAVGVSKDRDARVDALLKAGCDVIIIDTAHGHSRNVIESIIDIKKNFKNVQLIAGNIATAKACEALIKAGCDGVKIGVGPGSICTTRIVAGIGVPQITAIIEVSRAAKKHGIPVIADGGIKFSGDITKALAAGANTVMIGNLFAGTDETPGEMVLYQGRTYKVYRGMGSLEAMKEGKTRDRYCIEEDEIESKIIPEGIEGRVPYRGSLSVCIQQLVGGLKAGMGYVGCTNLEELRTRCKFVRITSAGLRESHVHDVIITKESPNYRIE; encoded by the coding sequence ATGGATGAAAACAGAATAGAAGAAGGTCTTACATTTGACGATATTCTCTTATTACCGTCATACAGTGAAATAATGCCGAAGAGCGTAGACGTGTCCGCCTATATAACAAGGGATATAAAACTTAATATTCCTCTTTTAAGCGCTGCCATGGATACGGTAACAGATGCAAAAGCGGCCATCTGTATCGCACAGGAGGGTGGCATAGGCATTATTCACCGGAATATGAGCATTGAAGATCAGGCGCACGAGGTGGAAAAGGTAAAGAAATCTGAAAGCGGGATGATTGTTGATCCCATTACCATATCACCCGCACATAAGATTAAAGATGTCCTCGATCTCATGTCAAAATACAGCATATCCGGCATACCGGTTACAGTAGGGAAAAAACTTGTGGGCATCATAACGAACAGAGACCTGAGATTTGAAACCAACCTCGAAGAAACTGTAGAAAACGTCATGACAAAGGATAATCTGGTCACTGTTGAAGAAGGCATCAGCCTTTCGGAATCGAAAAAAATCCTGCATAAACACAAAATTGAAAAACTTCTTGTTGTTGACAAAAAATATAACCTGAAAGGTCTGATTACCATAAAAGATATTGAAAAGATGAGAAAATTCCCTAATTCCTGCAAGGACCATCTCGGCAGGCTCAGAACCGGAGCGGCCGTAGGCGTAAGCAAGGACAGGGACGCCCGCGTTGATGCCCTTTTAAAGGCAGGATGCGATGTAATCATCATTGACACTGCCCATGGACATTCAAGAAATGTCATCGAATCAATTATTGATATTAAAAAGAATTTTAAAAATGTTCAGCTCATAGCAGGAAATATAGCGACGGCAAAAGCATGCGAAGCCCTCATTAAGGCAGGATGCGACGGCGTAAAGATCGGCGTCGGACCGGGCTCGATCTGCACAACAAGAATCGTTGCAGGCATTGGTGTTCCGCAGATAACGGCCATCATTGAAGTATCAAGGGCAGCAAAAAAGCACGGAATACCGGTTATTGCCGACGGCGGCATCAAATTTTCCGGAGATATAACAAAGGCCCTTGCGGCAGGCGCCAACACCGTAATGATAGGCAACCTTTTTGCCGGGACAGACGAGACTCCCGGGGAAATGGTGTTGTATCAGGGGCGTACATATAAGGTTTACAGAGGTATGGGCTCCCTTGAAGCCATGAAAGAAGGGAAGACAAGAGACAGATACTGCATAGAAGAAGACGAGATAGAATCCAAAATCATACCGGAAGGCATAGAGGGCAGAGTCCCCTACAGAGGTTCCCTTTCCGTCTGCATTCAGCAACTCGTTGGCGGGCTGAAGGCCGGTATGGGATATGTAGGATGCACCAATCTGGAAGAACTCAGGACCAGATGTAAATTCGTCAGGATAACATCTGCCGGATTACGGGAAAGCCACGTTCACGATGTGATTATTACAAAAGAATCCCCTAACTATAGAATTGAATGA
- a CDS encoding ABC transporter ATP-binding protein, protein MNEPAISVTGLNTSFKTDSYIVRAVEGVSFDIMKGQIFGLVGESGCGKTMTSLSIMRLVPSPGKITEGRIIFEDKDLVQLSGTEMESIRGNRIGMVFQEPMTALNPVIRIGEQISETIMIHKHVQMDEAKERSIDLLKQVGFDEPEKRYTQYPHQLSGGQRQRVLIAIAISCNPSLIIADEPTTALDVATESQILFLLKELVRQFNTSMLFITHNLHIVRKLCDTVNIMYAGRMLEQSPVEDFFKEPLHPYSKGLLNSVFGFESREKRLTAIPGFVPKLSEIPEGCKFHPRCTSVMPICKEKEPSMCEKGEGKYVRCFLYE, encoded by the coding sequence ATGAATGAGCCTGCAATCAGTGTAACAGGATTAAATACATCATTTAAAACGGATTCTTATATAGTCCGGGCCGTGGAAGGCGTCAGTTTTGACATCATGAAGGGTCAGATATTCGGACTGGTAGGGGAGAGCGGATGCGGAAAAACAATGACATCCCTTTCAATAATGCGTCTTGTGCCTTCTCCGGGAAAGATCACTGAAGGTCGGATTATTTTCGAGGATAAAGACCTCGTTCAATTATCAGGAACAGAAATGGAAAGCATAAGGGGCAACAGGATCGGAATGGTTTTTCAGGAACCTATGACTGCCCTGAATCCGGTTATCAGGATCGGCGAACAGATAAGTGAAACCATCATGATCCATAAGCATGTCCAAATGGACGAGGCAAAAGAACGTTCAATTGATCTTTTAAAACAGGTCGGTTTTGATGAACCGGAAAAAAGATATACGCAGTATCCTCATCAGTTAAGCGGAGGGCAGAGGCAAAGGGTGTTAATCGCGATTGCCATATCCTGCAATCCCTCTCTGATAATAGCCGATGAGCCGACAACAGCCCTTGATGTTGCTACGGAATCGCAGATACTTTTTCTGCTCAAGGAGCTGGTGCGCCAATTCAATACTTCCATGCTTTTTATAACCCACAATCTCCATATTGTAAGAAAGCTGTGCGATACAGTAAACATAATGTACGCGGGGCGGATGCTGGAGCAAAGCCCTGTTGAAGATTTTTTTAAAGAGCCTCTGCACCCGTACAGCAAAGGGCTGCTGAATTCTGTTTTCGGATTTGAAAGCAGGGAAAAAAGGCTGACGGCAATACCCGGCTTTGTGCCGAAACTGTCGGAAATCCCTGAAGGCTGCAAATTCCATCCGAGATGTACATCTGTAATGCCCATATGTAAAGAAAAGGAACCATCAATGTGTGAAAAAGGTGAGGGGAAATATGTGAGGTGCTTTCTCTATGAGTGA
- a CDS encoding ATP-binding cassette domain-containing protein codes for MSEILSVSELKRTYEVKRSAFSYAKEIVKAVDGVSFQVDKGKTLGIVGESGSGKSTLARCVMFLERPDSGKIVFQGNILNEINGQDLRKLRREMQIIFQDPYSSLNPRMKIYETLAEPVLFHNIVQKEHVMEKVEEILEIVGLSTDYLYKYPHEMSGGQRQRVAIGRALTTNPSLIVADEPVSSLDVSIQAQIINLFMDIKEKAGITMLFISHDLNVVRFLSDEIIVMYKGRVVEAGKGDEVFYNPLHPYTKMLIDSVKGKFAKRAGDDGHVTGGCPYYPRCERRQQSCLVAEPELTGSTTSTNNHAAACFLVE; via the coding sequence ATGAGTGAGATACTTTCAGTGTCAGAACTGAAAAGGACATATGAAGTTAAAAGAAGCGCCTTTTCATACGCTAAGGAAATAGTAAAAGCAGTTGACGGCGTATCTTTTCAGGTGGATAAGGGGAAAACCCTTGGCATTGTCGGTGAAAGCGGTTCAGGGAAAAGCACTCTGGCGCGATGCGTCATGTTCCTTGAAAGGCCGGACTCCGGGAAAATTGTCTTCCAAGGAAATATCCTGAATGAAATAAATGGGCAGGATTTAAGGAAATTACGAAGAGAAATGCAGATTATCTTTCAGGACCCTTATTCCTCCCTCAATCCGAGAATGAAGATTTATGAAACCCTGGCTGAGCCTGTTTTATTCCATAATATTGTGCAAAAAGAGCATGTTATGGAAAAAGTCGAGGAAATACTTGAGATTGTCGGGCTAAGTACTGATTATCTTTACAAATATCCACATGAAATGAGTGGAGGGCAAAGACAGAGGGTGGCAATAGGCCGTGCCCTTACGACAAATCCTTCCTTGATTGTTGCCGATGAACCTGTGTCGTCTCTTGATGTATCAATCCAGGCGCAGATAATAAACCTTTTCATGGATATAAAAGAAAAAGCCGGGATAACGATGCTCTTTATCTCCCACGATTTGAATGTTGTAAGGTTCTTATCAGACGAAATTATAGTTATGTATAAGGGCAGGGTGGTTGAAGCAGGGAAGGGGGATGAAGTATTTTATAATCCACTCCACCCTTATACAAAAATGCTAATAGATTCCGTAAAAGGTAAATTCGCAAAAAGGGCAGGGGATGATGGACATGTGACAGGTGGGTGTCCATATTATCCGAGATGTGAAAGAAGGCAGCAGTCATGTTTAGTGGCGGAACCGGAACTGACTGGTTCCACCACCTCCACCAATAATCATGCTGCTGCATGCTTCTTGGTGGAGTAA
- a CDS encoding putative toxin-antitoxin system toxin component, PIN family, whose translation MKLVFDTNIYISAFVIPHSKAEKAILKVIEGKDALLISKDIINETLTVLSTKFYRDKEALSHLAIYLSEIAQIVEPVEVKLTVLKDEPDNRILECAVSGKADAIITGDKEMLKLKEFKGIRIMSLREYLES comes from the coding sequence GTGAAACTCGTTTTTGATACGAATATTTACATATCCGCATTTGTCATTCCTCACAGTAAAGCCGAGAAAGCGATTCTGAAGGTTATAGAAGGTAAAGACGCGCTGCTCATCTCAAAAGATATTATAAATGAGACACTTACAGTGCTTTCGACAAAATTCTATCGGGATAAAGAAGCATTGAGTCATCTGGCAATCTATCTTTCAGAAATTGCTCAAATTGTGGAGCCGGTGGAGGTAAAGTTGACGGTACTTAAAGACGAACCTGACAATAGAATTCTTGAATGTGCTGTGTCGGGCAAAGCCGATGCTATCATAACCGGCGACAAGGAGATGCTCAAACTGAAAGAATTTAAGGGGATCAGGATCATGAGCTTGAGAGAATATTTGGAGAGTTAG
- a CDS encoding RNA-directed DNA polymerase, whose amino-acid sequence MKIALKELKLALQRVSTGRNIAYKRFFRSMYLAYQLAEEQNLNRLRDKLKGSWQPQKPWRIYTPKSSGLQRPITLLHIEDQIVLQLIANRIADKLYARRKKIEYHVAFSNVLASAKDNVFFLEDWHKAYLIFQKKCEENYRKGFRWIAHFDLAAYYDTISHELLIKTIAPKSHEKEPWKTYKKWLGLWSSPEGVDGHGHGIPQGPIAADFLAEAFLLPMDEMFLKKGVRYVIYVDDIRIFTKTELAAQQAAVELEVYCRNLGLIPQGNKFAIKRAEKLSDALGALPSIQPQDTVPAEEIPQMTIDEAERLFLGSLNKRPLRIDDNSKARYVLFRSPKSKIIMNKVLILLARHPEHIDVFANFLRNYDKSAPLEKTILKIFEQGSPYGYVRGELYHIMARIGTLESLRILQMQAKRDLKDKNACVVLKWGAISLLLSCQKFGICRISSRITKQESIVQALLFPVIPDEEFCEKGILKDLISAKDFMSGLLAPEQLFIRSQTLKDYLLKPKDCHPVIQNILKSLGIVGKRFSPKIDQISDILYRKFGVKESQSWRKLFSDEFTHVLQILIQAEVYYLPAPSIWIQWQNSFNDAVQKALLAYLNSRSLAGAGKITNANSQLIDFGVRLDNNTSFSKTYPSIADVFRDMNKRRNSIPGSHPYEKKTGSQTNYLKTQERNKFAHRLKAAYEEIINIIENNP is encoded by the coding sequence ATGAAAATCGCACTGAAAGAATTGAAGCTTGCGTTACAGAGAGTTTCCACTGGCCGTAATATCGCATACAAAAGATTCTTTCGTTCCATGTATCTGGCATACCAACTGGCCGAGGAACAAAACTTGAACCGATTGAGGGACAAGCTCAAAGGTAGTTGGCAGCCGCAAAAGCCTTGGAGGATTTACACTCCAAAGTCTTCAGGCCTACAACGACCCATCACACTTTTACATATTGAAGACCAGATTGTCTTGCAACTAATAGCAAATAGGATTGCCGACAAGTTGTATGCAAGGCGAAAAAAAATTGAATACCATGTGGCTTTTAGTAATGTGTTAGCCAGTGCAAAAGACAATGTCTTTTTTCTTGAGGATTGGCATAAAGCATATTTAATTTTTCAAAAAAAATGTGAAGAAAATTATCGGAAAGGCTTTCGATGGATTGCTCATTTTGATTTGGCTGCATACTACGATACTATTTCGCATGAATTATTAATTAAGACTATTGCGCCAAAATCCCATGAAAAGGAACCTTGGAAGACTTATAAGAAATGGTTGGGTCTCTGGTCGTCTCCTGAAGGCGTTGATGGACACGGGCATGGCATACCACAGGGCCCAATAGCTGCTGATTTTTTGGCTGAGGCATTCTTACTACCAATGGATGAAATGTTTTTAAAAAAAGGTGTCCGTTATGTCATATATGTTGACGACATACGCATTTTTACCAAGACAGAGTTGGCTGCGCAACAGGCAGCAGTTGAATTAGAGGTTTACTGTAGAAACCTTGGTTTGATCCCCCAAGGTAACAAGTTTGCAATCAAGAGAGCCGAAAAACTTAGTGATGCATTGGGTGCATTACCCAGCATTCAGCCACAAGATACTGTGCCTGCCGAAGAAATTCCTCAGATGACAATTGATGAAGCGGAACGACTCTTTTTGGGATCCCTGAACAAAAGACCTCTGAGAATAGACGACAATTCAAAAGCTCGATACGTCCTATTCCGGTCCCCTAAATCTAAGATAATCATGAATAAAGTTTTAATACTTCTGGCAAGACACCCAGAACATATAGATGTTTTTGCCAATTTCTTAAGAAATTACGACAAGAGCGCCCCACTTGAAAAGACAATATTGAAAATTTTTGAACAAGGTTCGCCATATGGATACGTAAGAGGAGAACTATATCATATAATGGCTCGTATAGGAACTTTGGAGTCTTTGAGAATACTGCAAATGCAAGCAAAAAGAGACTTAAAAGACAAAAACGCATGTGTAGTATTGAAGTGGGGGGCAATTTCTCTCCTCCTTTCTTGTCAGAAGTTTGGCATATGTCGGATATCTAGTAGAATAACTAAGCAAGAGTCCATCGTCCAGGCTTTGTTGTTTCCGGTTATTCCAGATGAGGAGTTTTGTGAAAAAGGTATACTCAAGGACTTGATATCCGCAAAGGATTTTATGTCAGGCCTGTTGGCTCCCGAGCAACTTTTTATAAGAAGCCAGACGTTAAAAGATTATTTATTGAAACCGAAAGATTGTCATCCTGTGATACAAAACATATTAAAATCACTTGGAATAGTTGGCAAAAGGTTTTCGCCAAAAATTGACCAAATATCTGACATTTTATACAGAAAATTTGGTGTCAAGGAGAGCCAGTCTTGGCGAAAGCTTTTTTCGGATGAATTTACGCATGTGTTACAAATACTTATACAAGCTGAAGTTTATTATCTTCCTGCCCCGAGTATTTGGATTCAGTGGCAAAACTCCTTTAACGACGCAGTGCAAAAAGCATTACTTGCATACTTAAACAGTAGAAGCCTCGCAGGTGCTGGAAAAATCACTAATGCAAACAGCCAATTAATAGATTTTGGAGTCCGCTTGGACAACAATACGAGTTTTTCAAAAACTTACCCGTCCATTGCAGACGTTTTTAGAGATATGAATAAACGACGAAACAGTATTCCTGGTTCGCATCCTTACGAAAAGAAAACTGGCAGTCAAACAAACTATTTGAAAACGCAAGAGAGAAATAAATTTGCTCACAGACTCAAGGCAGCATATGAAGAAATCATCAATATTATTGAAAACAATCCTTAA
- a CDS encoding DUF86 domain-containing protein, whose amino-acid sequence MSKRNDQELVQDIIECAHRIRSYIEQMEYDNFLQDHKTQDAVIRNIEIIGEAVKLLSDNIKKRHPNITWKEIAGTRDKLIHDYFGVNIDVVWSIAKEDLPGFVEQLEKML is encoded by the coding sequence ATGTCTAAACGAAACGATCAGGAACTCGTTCAAGATATTATTGAATGTGCTCATCGGATCCGGTCATATATTGAACAAATGGAATATGACAATTTCCTGCAAGACCACAAAACTCAAGATGCCGTAATCAGAAATATCGAGATTATTGGAGAGGCAGTCAAACTTCTATCTGATAATATTAAAAAAAGACATCCCAATATAACATGGAAAGAAATTGCAGGTACAAGAGACAAACTGATCCACGACTATTTCGGCGTTAATATTGATGTGGTTTGGAGCATAGCAAAGGAAGATCTGCCAGGTTTTGTCGAGCAACTGGAAAAAATGTTATGA
- a CDS encoding nucleotidyltransferase family protein, with protein MAIKNEAIEKIRKQRDYLSSEFGVEKIGLFGSVATGADNDSSDIDLIVEFSRPMGLKFIRLVEYLEEILGRKVDLLTRDGLENIRVKKVADDIRSTLTYV; from the coding sequence ATGGCTATTAAAAACGAAGCGATAGAAAAGATAAGAAAACAGCGTGACTATCTTTCTTCAGAATTTGGTGTTGAGAAGATTGGTCTCTTCGGTTCTGTCGCTACGGGAGCCGATAACGATAGCAGCGATATTGACCTTATTGTAGAGTTCAGCCGGCCCATGGGCCTCAAATTTATCAGGCTTGTCGAATACCTTGAGGAAATTCTTGGAAGAAAAGTGGATCTTCTAACGCGTGACGGTCTTGAAAATATACGCGTAAAGAAGGTCGCAGATGACATACGAAGCACCCTGACCTATGTCTAA
- a CDS encoding CopG family transcriptional regulator, producing the protein MAKVVTLRLNDEVYNTFKTIAEQENRPLSNFIETAALRYINEIEFVDEFEMAEINSNTTLKDSMNRGIDDYKNHKGQLL; encoded by the coding sequence ATGGCAAAAGTAGTAACACTCAGGCTTAATGATGAGGTATATAACACCTTCAAGACAATAGCTGAACAAGAAAACAGGCCTCTCTCTAATTTTATTGAAACAGCCGCATTGCGGTACATCAACGAAATTGAATTTGTTGATGAATTCGAGATGGCAGAGATAAATTCCAATACAACGCTAAAGGATTCGATGAACCGGGGGATCGATGATTACAAGAATCACAAAGGTCAGCTTCTCTGA
- a CDS encoding PfkB family carbohydrate kinase, which yields MSHYDIVFVGYLGTYTVVPFDGPSSVESGGPVFFSVAAASCLVKRICMVTRVSESEARLVELLKEAGIDLFMQHRETPRYRVVFPTAKFDERQVFLVKSGEHFVINDIPPIEPCLIHLAGWHLHEFPLEFMHALKARGFRLSVDMQAFMFQADSKTGALYIEDIPEKKEILDMADFVKLDAVEAKTLTGTEVLQDQADILEDWGSSETVITCSNGALVKSNGRTIFAKFTNRSSQGRMGRGDTVMGAYLSCRLDHSIEDSLLFAAALTSIKLESAGPFMGSLEDVNARMCQPGRS from the coding sequence ATGAGTCATTACGATATTGTATTTGTGGGTTATTTAGGTACATATACAGTTGTTCCTTTTGATGGACCTTCTTCCGTCGAATCGGGCGGTCCGGTCTTTTTTAGTGTGGCAGCAGCTTCCTGTCTTGTAAAAAGAATTTGCATGGTAACAAGAGTTTCCGAAAGCGAAGCACGCCTTGTGGAGCTGCTCAAAGAGGCTGGCATTGATCTCTTCATGCAGCATCGAGAAACCCCTCGATACCGTGTTGTATTTCCGACTGCAAAATTCGATGAAAGGCAAGTTTTTCTCGTAAAAAGCGGAGAACATTTTGTTATTAATGACATACCTCCTATTGAACCGTGCCTGATTCACCTTGCCGGATGGCACCTTCACGAATTTCCGCTGGAGTTTATGCACGCACTGAAAGCACGCGGATTCCGTTTATCAGTGGATATGCAGGCTTTCATGTTCCAGGCGGACAGTAAGACAGGCGCTCTTTACATTGAGGATATTCCGGAGAAAAAGGAAATTCTGGATATGGCTGATTTTGTGAAACTTGATGCAGTGGAGGCAAAAACACTTACCGGTACTGAGGTTCTGCAAGACCAGGCCGATATTCTGGAAGACTGGGGGAGTTCCGAGACCGTGATAACATGTTCAAATGGAGCGCTGGTTAAAAGCAATGGTAGAACCATATTTGCAAAATTTACCAATAGGAGCAGCCAAGGAAGAATGGGTCGTGGTGACACTGTTATGGGAGCGTATCTGTCGTGTAGGCTGGATCATTCCATTGAAGACTCTCTCCTGTTCGCTGCAGCTCTGACATCGATTAAGTTGGAATCCGCCGGTCCGTTCATGGGTTCACTTGAAGATGTTAATGCGAGAATGTGCCAACCCGGACGCTCTTGA
- a CDS encoding response regulator: MNMKNHPERRQTMEKRVLVVDDEGSLRRMVAFGLMQRGYDAELCENGMKGLQALEAYKKRNMPLDCAIVDIRLPDIDGLKLLKAIRFNYPGVPVVIITGHGTEKIAEEAKDADGYLEKPFHMDDLAKLLEEIPEAKAQDAIAPQPQPGHPYSAYVLVTVDPTANQMDVCRKLNLAQNIVYCDAVRGEDLMLLVQAESPEKLAAIIDEQVKTVPGVAYVATLNVDTPVVADNVVDIIATVDRALGPDKSHLHSRFVLSLLDFLDLLRTR, translated from the coding sequence ATGAACATGAAAAACCATCCTGAAAGGAGACAGACAATGGAAAAAAGGGTATTAGTGGTCGATGACGAGGGTTCTTTGCGGCGGATGGTTGCTTTTGGTTTGATGCAGCGCGGTTACGACGCAGAGCTCTGCGAGAATGGTATGAAGGGATTGCAGGCTCTCGAAGCATACAAAAAGAGAAATATGCCCCTCGATTGTGCTATCGTAGATATCCGGTTGCCTGATATCGATGGCCTGAAGCTCCTCAAGGCAATAAGGTTTAACTATCCTGGCGTTCCGGTCGTTATCATCACCGGTCACGGGACGGAGAAGATAGCGGAAGAGGCGAAAGATGCAGACGGGTATCTGGAAAAACCTTTCCATATGGACGATCTCGCCAAGCTTCTGGAGGAGATACCGGAGGCAAAGGCACAAGACGCTATTGCGCCTCAGCCCCAGCCCGGCCACCCGTATAGCGCCTATGTGCTGGTGACCGTCGACCCAACGGCAAACCAGATGGACGTCTGCCGTAAGCTCAATTTGGCTCAAAACATAGTCTACTGTGATGCAGTTAGAGGGGAGGACCTGATGCTCTTGGTCCAGGCAGAAAGCCCAGAGAAGTTAGCGGCCATCATCGACGAGCAGGTGAAGACCGTCCCCGGAGTGGCCTATGTGGCAACGCTTAACGTTGACACCCCTGTTGTTGCCGATAACGTGGTCGACATCATCGCCACAGTGGATAGGGCGCTCGGGCCGGACAAATCGCACCTGCACAGCCGCTTCGTATTAAGTCTTCTCGACTTCCTCGATCTTCTGCGTACGAGATGA
- a CDS encoding arsenate reductase family protein codes for MGIQIFGTLKCQETRKAQRYFKDRGVPFQFVNLAEKGLSRGELNNIKAVIGIENLIDKDGKEYGRLNLKYLTHNAEEELLNHPLLFRTPIVRDNRKATVGYTPEVWKEWI; via the coding sequence ATGGGCATTCAGATCTTCGGCACACTCAAATGTCAGGAAACACGCAAGGCACAGAGATATTTCAAAGATAGAGGCGTCCCATTTCAGTTCGTCAACCTTGCAGAAAAAGGTCTCAGCAGAGGCGAGTTAAATAACATTAAGGCTGTCATAGGAATAGAAAACCTGATCGATAAAGACGGTAAAGAGTATGGCCGGCTCAACCTGAAATACCTCACTCATAATGCGGAGGAGGAACTCCTTAATCACCCACTTTTGTTCCGTACCCCCATCGTCAGAGACAATCGCAAAGCAACAGTGGGCTATACACCCGAAGTCTGGAAAGAGTGGATATAA